The window TCGTGGGTCGAAAGCCCGAAACGCTTGCCCGGCGCCGTCCACAGGCGCCTCGCCTCGTCGATGGGAAGGTCGCGCTGTCCGAGGTGGACTCCATCGGCGTCCACATCCCGTGCGATCGTCACGTCGTCGTTGACGATGAACAGGGTATCGCTTCCGAGCGTGATCTCCCGTGCGCGCAGGGCGGTTTCGAGAACGGCATCCCGGGGCGCCCCCTTCATCCGCAGCTGGAGATAGCGCACGCCGCATCGGACCGCCGCCGCCGCGCACGCCTCGTAGCCGGCGACCGGCGCGGTCATGACGAGATAAAGGCCGAACGCATCACCCATGCCCGCCCGCCTCCCCGTCCCGGAACACGCTGTCCCAGTTCTTGAAGACCGGGTCCAGCCCCCGGCTCCGCAGCATCGCGCGAATTTCCGGCACGCTGCGCCGGTCGCTGACCTGGAACTGGCCGTCGGTCAACGGGTCCACCCCGCCGTAGCCGCCGACGGTCGTGCGGCTCCCGGCGCTCATCTTCGAGATGCCGAGTCCCGCCATGCCGTCCCGGAATTCCGGGCGCTCCCGCGTCGAGAGCAGGAGCGGGACATCCGGAAGAACGATCCGGACCGCGAATACCATCCGCGCCAGCCACACCTCGTCGACGGGGAACGGCGCCGCGAATTTCCCCGCCTGGGGCCGCAGGCGAGGGAACGAAAGCGTGATCCCCGACTTCCAGTGATTCCGCCGCAGGTGGCCGGCGTGGCGCAGGAGGCAGACGGCGTCGAACGCCGGATCCGACAGCCCGAGGAGAACTCCCAGGCCGACGGCTCTCATCCCGGCTTTCATGGCGCGGGCCGGCGCCTCCAGGCGATCCATGTAGTCTTTCTTCGGGCCCCACCGGTGGAGCCGGTCGTACTGGCGCGGATCGTACGTCTCCTGGTATAGCGTCACCCCGGAACAGCCGGCTTCGGCCAGGAGGGCATACTCGCGGATGGTCATGGGAAAACTCTCTATCCCGACGGAGTGGAACCGCCGGGCCGCCAGCGACACGCATTCCAGAAGATAGTCGAAGCCGGCATGGGAAGTGCGCTCCCCGGTGAGCAGGAGAACCTCCTCGAACCCCATCTCCTTCAGCATCGCCAGTTCCCTCTCCACCTCCGGAGGTTCGAGACGGTGCCGGGGCTGGACCCGGTCGGAGGCAAACCCGCAGTACGCACAGCCGTTCGTACAGTAGTTGGCCAAATAGAGCGGCGCGTACATGGAGATGGTGCGGCCGAAGTGGCGTTGCGTCAGGGCGCGGGCGCGCTGCGCCATCACCTCCATGAAGGGGCGCGCGGCCGGGGAAAGCAGCGCGGCAAGCTCCCGCGGGCCGGGCTCATCGCACCCGAGCGCCCGTTCGACGTCCGCGGACGTCGGCCCGCATCCGTCGAGCCACGGCGAAGGATCCAGCCACGCGGGCAATCGAGGCGTCACGGACCCTCCA is drawn from bacterium and contains these coding sequences:
- the thiH gene encoding 2-iminoacetate synthase ThiH — encoded protein: MDPSPWLDGCGPTSADVERALGCDEPGPRELAALLSPAARPFMEVMAQRARALTQRHFGRTISMYAPLYLANYCTNGCAYCGFASDRVQPRHRLEPPEVERELAMLKEMGFEEVLLLTGERTSHAGFDYLLECVSLAARRFHSVGIESFPMTIREYALLAEAGCSGVTLYQETYDPRQYDRLHRWGPKKDYMDRLEAPARAMKAGMRAVGLGVLLGLSDPAFDAVCLLRHAGHLRRNHWKSGITLSFPRLRPQAGKFAAPFPVDEVWLARMVFAVRIVLPDVPLLLSTRERPEFRDGMAGLGISKMSAGSRTTVGGYGGVDPLTDGQFQVSDRRSVPEIRAMLRSRGLDPVFKNWDSVFRDGEAGGHG